Proteins co-encoded in one Atribacterota bacterium genomic window:
- a CDS encoding Na/Pi cotransporter family protein: protein MYVNLAGIFGGLAIFLYGLQKVNLNLRQVFGYKLQTWINKITHRNYLSLVFGIFLTFIMQSSTAATSLLVGLINTGIMNLSQGIQILIGTSIGTTITTQIISLNIAQYSFILILLGYGLNMLSKKRRYQFLGAVLLGIGFIFLGMKLISDFAEPLKHNAFLLDIVAHLQGIPVIAFVLAILITSLLQSSTAMMGLTISLSSQGIIPLDLAIPIIIGSHVGSCTTVLFVGLGKTSQATTLTFGNLIYKMIGSLIFFFLLNPLSNFVTSLTPNLPRQIAFAHSIIIIGNALLIYPFLSKFIFFLQKLFPKAKQEETLYYPKFLDNSVLGSPDLALYLAKKELVRMANTVDEMLVGIMKVFFNRDEVLLLKLCKMDRMVDNLSNAIIHYLTEMKFDVLTPEQSSETYGLLNITNDLEHIGDLIDKDIVPIIEKQIDNELKLSEEGLSEINKLYKSVYNNFYQALGAFALGDKRLAQKALQQKKYIIESEAKMRRSHIDRLHKGIELSRQTSSVYFDIINILKQISEHASLIAEAALMNM, encoded by the coding sequence ATGTATGTTAATCTGGCTGGCATCTTTGGTGGTTTAGCTATTTTTTTATATGGATTACAAAAAGTTAATTTGAATCTAAGACAGGTATTTGGCTATAAATTACAGACCTGGATTAATAAAATTACTCACCGTAATTATCTTTCTCTTGTATTTGGGATATTCCTTACTTTTATTATGCAAAGTAGTACTGCTGCAACTTCATTATTGGTAGGATTAATAAATACAGGCATTATGAATCTTTCTCAGGGTATTCAGATTTTAATAGGAACCAGCATTGGAACCACTATTACCACTCAGATTATTTCTTTAAATATTGCTCAGTATTCCTTTATTCTAATTTTGTTAGGTTATGGATTAAATATGCTCAGCAAAAAACGACGCTATCAATTTCTGGGAGCAGTTTTACTGGGAATAGGTTTTATTTTTCTGGGTATGAAACTTATTTCTGATTTCGCAGAACCTTTAAAACATAACGCTTTTTTATTAGACATTGTTGCCCATCTACAGGGAATACCTGTGATAGCCTTTGTTCTAGCTATCTTGATCACCAGCCTCTTGCAAAGCAGTACCGCCATGATGGGTTTAACTATTTCTCTTTCTTCACAGGGAATTATCCCCTTAGACCTGGCTATTCCCATTATTATTGGTTCACATGTCGGTTCCTGCACCACTGTACTATTTGTAGGATTAGGAAAAACCAGTCAGGCTACCACCCTTACTTTTGGTAATTTAATTTATAAGATGATAGGTTCTCTCATATTTTTCTTTTTACTCAACCCTCTATCTAATTTTGTTACCTCTCTTACCCCGAATTTGCCCAGACAAATTGCTTTTGCTCACTCCATAATCATTATAGGTAATGCTTTATTAATATATCCTTTTCTATCTAAATTTATTTTTTTCTTACAAAAGTTATTCCCTAAAGCAAAACAAGAGGAAACACTCTATTATCCAAAGTTTTTGGATAATAGTGTTCTTGGTTCCCCTGACTTAGCCTTATATTTAGCCAAAAAAGAATTGGTGCGAATGGCAAACACGGTAGATGAAATGCTGGTAGGAATTATGAAAGTATTTTTTAATCGGGATGAGGTTCTACTATTGAAATTGTGTAAGATGGACAGAATGGTCGATAATTTATCCAATGCTATAATTCACTATCTGACAGAAATGAAATTTGATGTCTTAACCCCGGAACAGTCTAGCGAAACATATGGTTTACTAAATATCACTAACGATTTAGAGCACATTGGTGATTTAATTGATAAAGATATTGTCCCCATTATCGAAAAACAGATTGATAATGAACTAAAGTTATCTGAAGAAGGCCTTTCAGAAATTAATAAACTCTACAAAAGTGTTTATAATAATTTCTATCAAGCTTTAGGAGCTTTTGCTCTTGGTGATAAACGTTTGGCTCAGAAGGCTTTACAGCAAAAGAAATATATCATAGAAAGTGAAGCCAAAATGAGAAGGAGTCATATCGATAGATTACATAAGGGTATAGAATTATCTCGACAAACCAGCTCTGTTTATTTTGATATTATTAATATCTTAAAGCAAATTAGCGAACATGCCTCTTTAATTGCTGAGGCCGCTTTAATGAATATGTAA
- a CDS encoding PIG-L family deacetylase, with protein MAVIIAFGVQPYQVESGMGGTILKLTESAHQVMIIDLTNGKSLNNHPSEYLKKEAIKSSRILGIDERITLDYQYFELENNQEIRAEISEIYHNISPDIIFLPYPAEENPEIKIVTEICHASLANLQQYNLAFLKIKTFYYFATPVNYYQKPSFIMDISKEIEMKVEALKSYESQFGKNIQNSQLFENILNLNRYYGMLIGKKFGESFISKESLEMKNIEFAL; from the coding sequence ATGGCAGTTATTATTGCTTTTGGAGTACAACCATATCAGGTCGAGTCAGGAATGGGAGGGACAATATTAAAACTAACTGAGTCAGCTCATCAGGTTATGATAATCGATTTAACCAACGGTAAATCTCTGAATAACCATCCCTCTGAGTATCTCAAGAAAGAGGCAATTAAGTCTAGTCGTATACTGGGTATTGATGAAAGAATTACTCTGGACTATCAATATTTTGAATTAGAAAATAACCAAGAAATTAGAGCAGAAATCTCTGAAATTTATCACAATATTTCACCGGATATTATATTTCTTCCCTATCCTGCTGAGGAAAATCCCGAAATCAAAATTGTAACCGAAATATGCCATGCCTCTTTAGCAAATCTCCAGCAATATAATCTTGCTTTTTTAAAAATTAAGACCTTCTATTACTTTGCCACTCCGGTAAATTATTACCAAAAACCCTCTTTTATTATGGATATCAGCAAGGAAATTGAGATGAAAGTGGAAGCATTAAAAAGTTATGAATCTCAATTTGGGAAAAACATCCAGAATAGTCAATTGTTTGAAAACATTCTAAATCTTAATCGTTATTATGGTATGTTAATTGGCAAGAAATTCGGTGAATCCTTTATCAGTAAAGAATCTCTGGAAATGAAAAATATTGAATTTGCCCTTTAA